One window of the Anopheles cruzii chromosome 2, idAnoCruzAS_RS32_06, whole genome shotgun sequence genome contains the following:
- the LOC128268128 gene encoding histone H2A, with translation MCSNPTPQKHRMSGRGKGGKVKGKAKSRSNRAGLQFPVGRIHRLLRKGNYAERVGAGAPVYLAAVMEYLAAEVLELAGNAARDNKKTRIIPRHLQLAIRNDEELNKLLSGVTIAQGGVLPNIQAVLLPKKTEKKA, from the exons atgtgtagcaatccaacgccacaaaaacatcg CATGTCTGGACGCGGCAAGGGCGGAAAGGTGAAGGGAAAGGCAAAGTCCCGCTCGAACCGCGCCGGATTGCAGTTCCCGGTGGGCCGAATCCACCGTCTGCTGCGTAAGGGAAACTACGCCGAGCGCGTCGGAGCGGGCGCTCCGGTGTACCTGGCCGCCGTCATGGAGTACCTGGCGGCCGAAGTGCTCGAGTTGGCCGGAAACGCGGCGCGTGACAACAAGAAGACGCGCATCATCCCGCGCCATCTGCAGCTGGCCATCCGCAACGACGAGGAGCTGAACAAGCTGCTGTCCGGCGTGACCATCGCCCAGGGTGGCGTACTGCCAAACATCCAggccgtgctgctgccgaagaAGACCGAGAAGAAGGCTTAA
- the LOC128268127 gene encoding histone H2B, translating to MAPKTSGKAAKKSGKAQKNISKSDKKKKKRTRKESYAIYIYKVLKQVHPDTGISSKAMSIMNSFVNDIFERIAAEASRLAHYNKRSTITSREIQTAVRLLLPGELAKHAVSEGTKAVTKYTSSK from the coding sequence ATGGCACCGAAAACTAGTGGCAAGGCGGCGAAAAAGTCCGGCAAGGCCCAGAAAAACATCTCCAAGTcggacaagaagaagaagaagcgcacTCGCAAGGAAAGCTACGCCATTTACATCTACAAGGTCCTGAAGCAGGTCCACCCGGACACCGGCATCTCATCGAAGGCGATGAGTATTATGAATAGTTTTGTGAACGATATCTTCGAGCGGATTGCGGCCGAGGCGTCCCGACTGGCGCACTACAACAAGCGGTCCACGATCACGTCCCGCGAGATCCAGACCGCCgtccgtttgctgctgcccggtgAGCTGGCCAAGCACGCCGTGTCGGAGGGAACGAAGGCCGTCACCAAGTACACCAGCTCGAAGTAA
- the LOC128269182 gene encoding membrane-bound transcription factor site-1 protease — IEFSSNIVQNEYIVQFNGYYNQRERQKLIQTALNGSKVQKWRILPRNNPAQDFASDFDVLALEDTSRESENDGLALLRAHPSIKSVSPQRMVHRTLSYVPIRPGQRPPAADDDDDDPPEDEEELGADEAPELDLDDDETNEFIEFFQRRRLATEEFGPEGGSGTSFAPPPPPPPANRHTNRRLLRAIPRQITSLLKADVLWNMGITGKGVKVAVFDTGLSKSHPHFKRIKERTNWTNEKTLDDGVSHGTFVAGIISSAKECLGFAPDAELHIFRVFTNNQVSYTSWFLDAFNYAILRKINVLNLSIGGPDFLDQPFVDKVLELSANRVIMVSAIGNDGPLYGTLNNPGDQMDVIGVGGMDYADNIAKFSSRGMTTWELPDGYGRLKPDIVTYGSQVKGSNLNGGCKSLSGTSVASPMVAGAVTLIASGVIDRLEDLNPASMKQALIEGAQRLQDNNMFEQGHGKLNILRSMKLLSTYKPKVTLSPAYLDFTEDYQWPYTTQSLYYSAVPVIANVTILNGMGVSGRVIDRPTWHPYSNEHGALLNVSISYSEQLWPWSGWMALHIGVNEAGRTFEGIAQGHITLTVQSPPQGAGESEPRNGTVSFAIKVRIIPQPPRRKRILWDQYHSLRYPPGYLPRDNLKIKSDPLDWRADHVHTNFKDMYTHLRNAGYYVEVLGAPYTCFNASLYGTLLLVDPEEEYFPEEILKLRRDVLEHELSVIVFADWYNTTVMRKIKFYDENTRQWWMPDTGGANVPALNELLAGFGIALGDRVADGYFDMRDHRMYYASGANIVRFPTGNGTIVVERDLLDEGLSITVPDEARPKTRSRTAILGMLQTDRRASGGAGARLQAATPNPGDAGEIVDDGGGEVEDGATIDRDSIINKRILLNLRSLPDEEDDVPNEGGEFREDGGPPPAPPPVSIDAVEVQELGGEPLEEELGPLLRERTKQNNLTSDTRSKKPGNGVADAVVGGRIAVYGDSNCLDSTHLEKPCFWLLDSLLEYTMTGHVTSLLRELNSTRRAEQLEDNPKLPQRMPNNNLHLYSKVLLAHAGPYEKRPLARCERLVWEQPITLNMSTLSGYGPNERLLLLEQEQQHQQQQLLVQQRQLQQSNKAPAVMPVFGNELDDTMNLFRKLESQKAASPVLSANDEPDVPGWRNKKTDKIPPNAPPSIGGGLPVAAPTAISPTPMLGGIKMDERMVVAEQMPGRTAGVGAIAPPATLPADGASTTVFYWLTSKGFLVLVGIVLFALLNWLRRTKGLTIKRRLNYVFKKIGF, encoded by the exons ATTGAGTTTTCCAGCAACATCGTGCAGAACGAGTACATAGTGCAGTTCAATGGCTACTACAATCAGCGCGAGCGACAGAAACTTATTCAAACCGCTCTGAACGGTTCCAAG GTGCAAAAATGGCGCATCCTGCCACGGAACAATCCGGCGCAAGATTTTGCAAGCGACTTCGACGTGCTCGCTCTAGAGGACACGTCGAGGGAGTCCGAGAACGATGGCCTAGCGTTGCTCCGGGCGCACCCTTCCATCAAGAGTGTTTCACCACAGCGGATGGTGCACCGGACGCTGAGCTACGTTCCGATACGACCCGGGCAACGACCACCTGCGgcagacgatgatgatgatgacccCCCCGAAGATGAGGAGGAATTAGGCGCAGACGAAGCTCCTGAGCTCGATCTGGACGATGACGAAACGAATGAGTTTATTGAGTTTTTCCAAcgccgccggctggccacgGAAGAGTTTGGACCGGAGGGGGGCTCGGGAACTAGTTTTGCgcctcctccaccaccgccaccggccaaccggcacACGAATCGTCGCCTGCTGCGTGCGATTCCGCGGCAGATAACTTCGCTCCTGAAGGCGGACGTTCTCTGGAACATGGGCATCACCGGAAAGGGCGTGAAAGTGGCCGTGTTCGATACCGGCCTTTCGAAGTCCCATCCACACTTTAAGCGCATCAAGGAGCGCACCAACTGGACGAACGAGAAAACGCTCGACGACGGCGTCAGCCACGGTACGTTCGTGGCCGGTATCATTTCGTCGGCCAAAGAGTGTCTCGGCTTTGCGCCCGACGCCGAGCTGCACATCTTCCGGGTGTTCACCAACAACCAAGTGTCGTACACGTCCTGGTTCCTGGACGCGTTCAATTATGCCATTTTGCGGAAAATCAACGTACTGAACCTCAGCATCGGAGGTCCCGATTTTCTCGACCAACCGTTCGTCGACAAGGTGCTCGAGCTGTCAGCCAACCGGGTCATCATGGTGTCGGCGATCGGCAACGATGGTCCGCTGTACGGGACGCTCAACAACCCGGGCGACCAGATGGACGTGATCGGGGTGGGCGGAATGGATTACGCGGACAACATTGCCAAGTTTAGCTCCCGCGGGATGACCACCTGGGAGCTTCCGGATGGATACGGGCGACTCAAGCCGGACATCGTCACTTACGGGAGTCAGGTGAAGGGTAGCAATCTGAATGGCGGTTGTAAGTCGCTGTCGGGAACGTCGGTCGCTTCGCCGATGGTAGCCGGAGCGGTCACGCTGATAGCGAGCGgagtgatcgatcgattggagGACCTGAATCCGGCTTCGATGAAGCAGGCACTCATCGAAGGGGCCCAGCGCCTGCAGGACAACAACATGTTCGAGCAGGGACACGGCAAGCTGAACATTCTGCGCAGCATGAAGCTCCTGTCGACGTACAAACCGAAGGTCACGCTGTCCCCGGCCTATCTCGACTTCACCGAGGACTACCAGTGGCCGTACACGACGCAAAGCCTGTACTACAGTGCGGTCCCGGTGATTGCCAACGTGACCATCCTGAACGGGATGGGTGTGAGCGGTCGGGTGATCGACCGGCCCACCTGGCACCCGTACAGCAACGAGCACGGCGCACTGCTGAACGTGTCGATCAGCTACTCCGAGCAACTGTGGCCATGGTCGGGCTGGATGGCGCTGCACATCGGGGTGAACGAAGCCGGGCGCACCTTCGAGGGCATCGCCCAGGGTCACATTACGCTCACGGTACAGAGCCCACCGCAGGGGGCTGGCGAAAGTgagccacggaacggaacggttagCTTCGCGATCAAGGTGCGCATCATTCCACAGCCACCGCGCCGGAAGCGTATCCTGTGGGATCAGTACCACAGTTTGCGGTACCCACCGGGCTATCTGCCGCGGGACAATCTGAAGATCAAATCGGACCCACTCGATTGGCGGGCCGATCACGTGCATACCAACTTCAAGGACATGTACACGCACCTTCGGAACGCCGGATACTACGTGGAAGTCCTCGGGGCCCCGTACACGTGTTTTAACGCTTCACTGTACGGCACACTGTTGCTGGTCGATCCGGAAGAGGAATACTTTCCGGAGGAGATCCTGAAACTGCGCCGGGATGTGCTGGAGCACGAGCTAAGCGTGATCGTGTTCGCCGATTGGTACAACACGACCGTGATGCGAAAGATCAAGTTCTACGACGAGAACACGCGCCAATGGTGGATGCCGGATACGGGTGGTGCCAATGTGCCGGCGTTGAACGAACTGCTGGCCGGGTTTGGGATCGCGCTCGGAGATCGCGTGGCCGATGGGTACTTCGATATGCGCGATCACCGGATGTACTACGCGTCGGGGGCGAACATTGTGCGCTTTCCGACCGGCAATGGCACGATCGTGGTCGAGCGGGACCTACTGGACGAAGGGCTGAGTATTACGGTGCCGGACGAGGCACGGCCTAAAACGCGCTCGAGAACGGCGATCCTCGGCATGCTGCAGACGGATCGGCGAGCGAGTGGAGGGGCGGGCGCAAGGCTACAGGCGGCCACACCGAATCCGGGCGATGCCGGAGAGATCGTGGACGACGGAGGAGGAGAAGTTGAGGATGGggccacgatcgatcgggaTTCGATCATCAACAAGCGAATTCTGCTCAACCTGCGATCGCTGCCGGATGAGGAGGATGATGTGCCGAACGAAGGCGGAGAGTTCCGGGAAGACGGGggaccaccgccggcgccgcctCCGGTGTCCATCGATGCGGTGGAAGTGCAGGAACTCGGTGGGGAACCGCTGGAGGAAGAACTCGGCCCACTGCTGAGGGAACGCACGAAGCAAAACAACTTGACTTCCGACACGCGATCAAAAAAGCCAGGGAACGGTGTCGCGGATGCGGTAGTCGGTGGACGGATTGCGGTCTACGGGGACTCGAACTGCCTCGATTCGACGCACCTGGAGAAACCGTGCTTCTGGTTGCTGGATTCGCTGCTCGAATATACGATGACCGGCCACGTGACGAGTTTGCTGCGAGAGCTCAACAGCACTCGGCGAGCGGAACAGCTGGAGG ATAATCCGAAGCTTCCGCAAAGGATGCCCAACAACAACCTGCACCTCTACTCGAAGGTCCTTCTGGCCCATGCGGGACCGTACGAGAAGCGACCGTTGGCCCGGTGCGAGCGGCTGGTCTGGGAGCAACCGATCACCCTCAACATGTCGACGCTCAGCGGATACGGTCCGAACGAGCGGCTCCTGTTGCTCGAAcaggaacagcagcaccaacagcagcaactgctCGTCCAGCAACGGCAGCTGCAGCAATCAAACAAAGCCCCGGCGGTCATGCCCGTATTTGGCAACGAGCTGGACGACACCATGAATCTTTTCCGTAAGTTGGAAAGTCAAAAAG CGGCGTCCCCGGTGCTGAGTGCCAACGATGAGCCGGATGTGCCCGGCTGGCGGAACAAGAAGACGGACAAAATTCCTCCCAACGCGCCGCCCTCGATCGGTGGAGGGCtaccggtggcggccccgaCGGCCATTAGCCCCACGCCCATGCTGGGTGGGATCAAGATGGACGagcggatggtggtggccgagcAAATGCCCGGACGAACGGCGGGAGTCGGTGCTATAGCGCCGCCGGCCACGTTGCCGGCGGATGGTGCTTCGACGACAGTGTTCTACTGGCTCACGTCGAAGGGATTCCTGGTGCTGGTCGGGATCGTGCTGTTCGCGCTGCTGAACTGGCTCCGCCGGACGAAGGGCCTCACGATCAAGCGGCGGCTGAATTACGTTTTCAAAAAGATTGGCTTCTAA